The following coding sequences lie in one Drosophila bipectinata strain 14024-0381.07 chromosome XR, DbipHiC1v2, whole genome shotgun sequence genomic window:
- the LOC138925576 gene encoding uncharacterized protein: protein MLRMCNPTLPTADWRVAKVEEAVGLRRRFVLTLNEETVKALERSEHRLKYGFEHVSVPIYKSDAKTKPGGIGLEADTQEPDLEEPTEKGHPEGMSDEEEDILEGYTSEESDLGRALSGVGMEEDSLLSSETEAKVTVVENCKNVRDNPADKPPSQ, encoded by the coding sequence atgcttaggatgtgcaatccgacgcttcccacggcggactggagagtcgccaaggtcgaggaggcggtgggactgcggaggcggttcgtcctcacactcaacgaggagaccgtaaaagccctggaaaggtcggagcaccggctgaagtacggattcgaaCACGTTTCGGTCCCTATTTACAAATCCGATGCAAAGaccaagccaggaggtatcgggctggaggcagacacgcaagagccagacttggaggagccgaccgaaaaggggcacccggaaggaatgtcggatgaggaggaggacatcctggaagggtacacctcggaggaaagtGACTTGGGAAGGGCACTTAGTGGAGttggaatggaggaggactctctgctgagctccgagacggaaGCAAaagttactgtggtggagaattgtAAGAATGTCCGTGACAATCCTGCAGATAAACCTCCatcacagtaa